GGACGAGGGCGCGCACGCTGGCGCCGCGCTGGATGAGCTGCTGGACGACGTGGCGGCCGACATGGCCGGTGGCGCCGGTGACGAGGATGGTCATGGAAGTGCTCCGGGTTGGTGAGGAGGCTCCATGGTTGTTGATCCGGATTCGGGCCGATAGCCCATATAATTGGACCACCTGTCTCGCTGGCGGAACACATGGACCTCCTGGCCCTGGCCGACTTCAACCTGGTGGCGCGTCACGGCGGCCTCGGGCGGGCGGCCCGCGCCGCGGACCGGCCCAAGGCCACGTTGTCGCGGCGGGTGTCGGATCTGGAGGCGAGCCTGGGCGTGCGCCTGTTCGAGCGCGGCTCGCATACGCTGAAGCTGACCCAGGAGGGGCGCGCACTGTTCGAGCGCACCGAAACCCTGCTGACCGAGATCGGCGAAGCGGCCACCTCGATCGCCTCGGGCGGCGAAGCGCCGCGGGGCAGGCTGCGCATCAGCGCGCCGCTGCTGTTCTCGCAGATGGCGCTGGGCACGCTGTCGGCCCGGTTCGCGCTGCGCTACCCGGAAGTGCGCCTGGAGATCACCACCGAGGACCGCGCGGTCGACATGGTGGAGGAGGGCTACGAACTGGTGATCCGGGTCAATCCCGATCCGGACGAACGGCTGGTCGGCCGCGTGCTGTTGCGCGATCGCCTGGTCGCC
The window above is part of the Pseudoxanthomonas sp. X-1 genome. Proteins encoded here:
- a CDS encoding LysR family transcriptional regulator; this translates as MDLLALADFNLVARHGGLGRAARAADRPKATLSRRVSDLEASLGVRLFERGSHTLKLTQEGRALFERTETLLTEIGEAATSIASGGEAPRGRLRISAPLLFSQMALGTLSARFALRYPEVRLEITTEDRAVDMVEEGYELVIRVNPDPDERLVGRVLLRDRLVAVASPALQRPMPEVAARAVVRASGHPSVWELASGQGDLRMSIEPVLRLASLIMIRDAARTGIGAAVLPLSLVAGDLHSGALVHWGDVKGRPIEIWALYPSRRLLSARVSAFLEFLKEAFPLGQPEELAAYLTHEAAAR